The Amycolatopsis sp. DG1A-15b genome contains the following window.
TCTCGGCCAGGCGGGCCGCCGCGCGAACGCGGTCGAGATCGCCGAGGCGGGTCACGTCGCCGATGCCGATGTTGTCGGCCGCGGTCAGGTCGTAGCTGGTGAAGTCCTGGAAGGTGGCACCGAGGCGGGCTCGCAACGCGGCCGGGTCGTAGCTGCGGATGTCCACGCCGTCCCACAGGATCCGGCCGCGGTCGGGGTCGTAGAAGCGGCACAGCAGCTTCACGAGGGTCGACTTGCCCGCGCCGTTCACCCCGACCAGCCCGACCGCGGCACCGGCGGGGATGACCAGGTCGATCCCGCGCAGCACCCACGGACCGGCCGGGTCGTACCGGAACCACACGTCACGCAGTTCGATGCCGGTCGTCAGCCCGGGCACGGTGGCCGTCCCGGACGTCAGGTCGGGTTCGGTCGTGACGACGTCGAGGTAGTGCCGGAACAGGCCGAGCGAGCCACCGGCCCGGCCGAGCTGGCCCAGCAGCGCGCCCACCGGTGACTGGATGCCGGCCACCGCGGCGGTGAAGAGGGTGACGTCACCGATGGACAGCGACCCCCGGGCGGCGCCGGTCGCGGCGACCACGAGGGCGATGCCGGCCACCACCGCCGACACGACCGCGGCGGCGATCCCGGCGGCGGCGATCCGGCGCTGCATGGCGCATTCGCTGGCCGTGGCCGCGCGGACGGCGGTCACCATGCGCGCCCGGAACAGGTCCGCGAGGCCGAAGAGCCGGATCTCCTTGGCCGCCCGGATGTCCGAGCACAGCGAGCGGAACAGGAACCGCTGGCGCTGGGTGGCCATCATCGCCTCGGTCTCCCGCGCGCGCAGGCGGGACAACGCCAGCTGGGAGATCGCCGCCGCCGCCAGTGACGCGGCGAGCAGCCCGGCCATCGGCGGCCACACGAGCAGGACCGCGCCGACGAACCCGAGCACCGCAATCAGTGCGCGCACCGCATCGACGGTCAGCGCCAGCACCGCCGGCGCCGCCTCCTGGGCGCCCTGCTCGGCCAGCCGCACCTTGTCGAGGAACGCCGGGTCCTCGAGTCGGCGCAGCCCGGGTAGCGCGCCGACCGCGCCGACCAGGCGGTCCTCCGCTTCGATCGCGGACTCGGCTCGCACGAGCGCGGCGCAGTAGGAGGCGACGGCGGCGATCGCGGCCGTGGCGGCGAGACCGGCCGCCGAGCCGCCGGCCAGCAGCACGATCAGGCCACGGTCCCGGCCGCCGGCCAGCTCGTCGAACAGCAGCTTTCCCAGCCACGCCGAGACCGCCGGCACGGCCGAGGCGAGCACCGCCAGCGCGACCGAGGTGCCGGTGGCCACCCGCGACGCGCGCCAGGCGATGCCGAACGCGGGGCCCGCCGCACGGAACAGGTTCATCGGACCAGCTGCGGACGCATGGCGTCGAGGTCGTGGCCGGCGGCGGCGATCCGCCCGTTCCGGACACGGATCAAGGTCGGGGTGACGTCGCCCGCGTTGAACGCGGCCGACACCGGGCTGCGGTCGCCGACGAAGACGACGCGCACCGCGGAGCCCAGCCCGGCCGCGTACTCGACGGCCTTGTCCCGGTCACCGCCGTCGAGGACGAACGCGACGGTCGGCTCGGTGAGCTTGCCGGCGATGCGCCGGCACGGCGCGCAGGTGGGCGACAGGAACGCGACGAGCACGTCGTCCAGCTCCTGGTCGGTGACGGTGCGGCCGTCGGTGTCGGTCACCTCGAACGCCCCGATCTCGGTGCCCACGGCGGGCAGCGCGGGTGTCGCCGGCCGGCGCTGCTCCCTGATCAGCCGGATCATCGCCGAGGACAGCAGGAGGTTGAGCACCGTCAGCACGGCCAGCACCGCGACCACGGCCACCAGGAACGACATGAGATACCTCTTTCAGCGATGGGCGGCGTCCGCCTTGCCGACCAGGCCGGCCAGGCTGTCCCAGTTGATCGCGACGAGCGCGGCGAACGCGCCGACGAGGGCGGCGGCCGCGCCGGTGTCGAGGCCGAGACCGGGCCCCGGTGGGACGACCAGAGCCGCGGCGGCCGACACGGCGAGGAGTGCGTTGCGGACGAGGTGGGCGCGGCCGAGGACCGCCCCGGAGCGGCCGAAGCAGCGGCAGGTGACGCGGCGGCCGAGCCGCATCGAACGGGCGATCGCGGCGCAGAACACGAGCATCACCGCCGTCGCCAGCCCGAGCCCGAGCCGGTGGGTGGGGGAGAACCCGACGAGCACGGCGACGGCCAGCTCGGCGACCGCGGTCCCGGCGGCCACCGGCAGCCAGCCCACCGGCGACCGGCCGAGCGGCGCCAGCGAATCCGCGAACTCCGCCAGCCGCGCCCGCCCGGCGAGCTTGCCGACGGCCGCGACCGCGAAAACGAGCCCGATCAGGACCCGGGCGGCGAGGACGAACTGGGCGTCGATCATGGTGAACCCCCTGGGGAACGCCTTTCCCGCCACGGGAACCGTGGCGGGAAAGGCACGGGTGCCGCGTTACCGGCAGTTGCCGACGCAGTCGTAGTGGAGGTAGACGGTCTTGCAGACCTGGCCGTGCTCGGGGATGCACGCGCCGGCCTTGACCTCGCGTAGGAACAGCCCCAGCAGCCGGTCACCCAGGGCGTTGATCATGCGAGCCATGATCACTCCTCTCAGTAGCGGGAATCGACCGGGAGATCGTGGCTCAGCGGCGCTATCCGTTCGCTATCGAGGAACTGTCGTCCGGGGGTGGTCCGGATGGCGGTACCCCGCCGGAGCCGAGGCGGATCGAGATCGGGCCGCGGTTCGCCGGGCGCGCGGAAGGCCCCCGCCGTACCGACTGGATGGTATGTTGACCGCGTGATCGAAGTGGCGCGCCGGACCTGGCGACTTCTCGAGCCGTACCACGGGATGATCTACTTCGCCCCGGAAGCCGCAGCCGCGTACGCGGAACTCGGTCTCACCGGCCGCGCCGGCTATTTCGCGTCGAGGTCGGCGGCGCTCGGCGCGGTCCCGGCACCGGTCGTGGTCGCGACCTTCTACAACTTCAACCCGGTCCTCGTCAGGGAGTCGATCACCACCGCCTGGTCCACCACCGATCCGGCCGCCGTCCTGGCCGCGCGTCACGGCGCGGCCGACCGGGCGTTGCGCGGCATCCTGGGTGACGCGATCACCTCGCCGGAGATGCGCAGGGCCGCCGCTCTCCTGCGTGAGGCCGCCGAGACGGTCGCCGACGACGTCACCGGCCGCCCGCTCTTCGCCGCCCACGCGGCCCTGCCGTGGCCCACCGAACCCCACCTGGTCCTGTGGCACGCCCAGACCCTGCTCCGGGAGTACCGCGGCGACGCGCACATCGCCGCCCTGCTGACGGCCCGGCTGAGCGGCGTCGAAGCCCTCATCACCCACGCGGCTTCGGGTGCCGTCCCCGCCGAGACCCTGCGCACCTCCCGGTCGTGGTCCGAAGAGGACTGGAACCGGGCCGTCACGGGGCTCCGCGAACGCGACTGGCTCACCGGCGACACGGACCTGACGTTCACGCCCGCGGGTGCGGCCCGCCGAGCGGAAATCGAGAAGGCGACCGACGAGAACAGCGTGACGCCCTACGCCCGGATCGGCGAGGCCGCCTGCGCCGAACTGCAGGAGCTGGTCCGCCCGTTCAGCCGGGCGCTCGCCGGGAAACTCATGCCCTGGGCGCTCGCCAGGCCGTAGCGGCACGGTAGCCCGCGCCGACGCTGCCGACCAGCACCGGCAGGGCGCCGAACCCCCTTCCGCCGCCCGGTTCCGCCGGGCAACCTCACGGACGCTGCCCGCCAGGCACCCCGCGCCGAAGACCGCCGGCGACCTTGCCACGTCCATCTCGAGACCACTGTGGACGAAAAGCGGTCCCGGCGTGAGAGCCGTACCGCACGCGTGGTGGCTTCCCTCCCCGTGTCTCGCCGGCGAGACAGTGCCGCGGTCGTTTTCCGAAGCGGGCAAGCATTTCCTTGAAACGGAACACGCGGCCGGGCTATAAAGAAACCGTCTCCGGGATGGGGCCTTTCCGACGGGGCATATCCGTGAGAGGAAATCCATGCGGGTTCTTTTTGTCACCTATGCGGCGAAGTCTCATTTCTACCCGATGGTTCCGCTGGCCTGGGCCCTGCGTTCGGCCGGGCACGAGGTCCGCGTCGCCAGTCAGCCCGAGCTGGCGCCGGTCGTGACCGGTGCGGGCCTGACCGCCGTCTCCGTCGGCCGGGACCACCAGTTGTGGCGGAGCGTCAACCGGTTCCTCGGCAAGCGGTTCGCCGAAGTCGATCCGGCGGCCCACGAAGCCGTGCGCGGCACCAGGATCCTTCCGTTCGACCTGGCCGAGAACGCGCCGGAGCGGCTGGACTGGGACCACCTCCACACCATGTACGACAACCTGGTGCGCACCTGGTACAAGCTCGTCAACAACACCATGGTCGACGAGCTGGCGGACTTCGCCGGCTGGTGGAAGCCCGACCTGGTCGTCTGGGAGCCCAACAGCTACGCAGGCGCCATCGCGGCGAAGCTGTGCGGTGCGGCGCACGGCCGGCTCCTGTCCGGAATGGACATCTTCGGCGTCACCCGCGACCGGTACCGGGAACTGCTGGAGAAACGGCCACCGGGCGAGCGCGCCGATCCGCTCGCCGAATGGCTGGACGCGAGGATCGGCAAGCACGGGGGCCGGTTCACCGAGGACCTGACCGTCGGCCAGTTCACCATCGACCAGCTGCCCGACACCCTGCGGATGACGGCCGGCCTGCGCTACTTGCGCATGCGTTTCCTGCCCTACAACGGCCAGGCGGTCGTGCCGTCCTGGTTGCGGCGCGAGCCGGACCGGCCGAGGGTGGCGCTCACCCTCGGCGTGACCGCGGGCGAACACTTCGGGGGACACGCCCTCGGCGTGCAGGAGCTCGTCGACTCGCTCGCCGACCTCGACATCGAGCTGGTCGCGACGGTGGGTGAGCCGGAAATCCGGAACCGCCTGCGGGTGCCAGCCAACACCACGGTGGTGCCCTCGGTGCCGCTGCACGCCCTGTTGCCGGGCTGCGCGGCGGCCGTGCACCACGCCGGGTTCGGCACGCTGTGCACGACGCTGTACTACGGTGTGCCCCCGCTGTCGGTGCCCGAGCGGTTCGACGAACCGCCGTTCGCCGGCCGGATCGCCGACCGGGGCGCCGGCCTCGCGTTGCCGATGGCCGGGGCCACCGGGGACCGGGTGCGTGAGCTGGTGGCGAGGCTGCTTTCCGAGCCGTCCTTCCGGCAGGGTGCGCAGCGGGTCCGGGACGAGCTGCTCGCGCTGCCCGCACCCGCCGAACTGGTGCCGGACCTGGAAAAGGTCGTCGCCGAAAACTCCGAGCGAATGGATTTCCGATGAAGGGCATCGTTTTGGCGGGCGGCAGTGGCACCCGCCTGTACCCGCTCACCCTGGCCACGTCGAAGCAGCTCCTCCCGGTCTACGACAAGCCGATGGCGTACTACCCGCTGTCGGTGCTGATGCTGGCCGGGATCCAGGACATCCTGATCATCTCGACGCCGGACAGCCTGCCGTCGCTGGCCGCCCTGTTCGGGGACGGCACGCAGCTCGGGCTCGACGTGAGCTACGCGGTGCAGCCCGAGCCACGCGGGATCGCCGACGCGTTCCTCGTCGGTGCCGGTCACGTGGCCGGGGACGATTGCGCGCTCGTGCTCGGCGACAACATCTTCCACGGCGCCGGTTTCGGCAGCCTGCTCCGGGACACGCGCAAGAACCTGGACGGGTGCACGCTCTTCGGCTACCCCGTTTCCGACCCCGGCCGCTACGGGATCGCCGAGGTCGACGAGCGCGGAAACCTCCTCTCGATCGAGGAGAAGCCGGCGCGGCCACGGTCGAACAACGCGGTCACCGGCCTGTACTTCTACGACTCGGACGTCGTCGAAATCGCCCGGAGCATCCGGCCTTCGGCCCGCGGCGAGCTGGAGATCACCGACGTCAACCGGGTCTACCTGGACGCGGGACGGGCGCGGATGGCCACCCTCGGCCGCGGCTTCACCTGGCTCGACGCGGGCACGCACCAGTCGCTGCTCGAGGCGGGGCAGTACGTCCAGGTGCTGGAAAACCGCCAGGGTGTCCGCGTTGCCTGTCTCGAGGAAATCGCGCTGCGCATGGGTTTCATCACCGCAGACGAGTGTCACGAGCTGGGGCGCAGGATGGCGAAGTCCCAGTATGGTCGCTACGTGATGGACGTCGCGAAGTCGTCCGGCAGCCGCGCGTAGGACCTCGTCCCGCCGGCGGGACGACGAGTCCCGCGCATCCGAACCATCCCCTCCGTCAAGGAGTTCCCGTATGTGGACCGAACTGACCCCGGCCGAGCTGCTTTCGGCGGACCTGGCCGCGCCGCGGATCGCGGACCGGGCGTGGCTCGTCCGCTGGGACAGGTCCGCACCCGACGCCGAGGAACTCGCGCGGCGGGTGTTGCCGGATCCGGTGGATCTCCGCACTTCCGGCACCACCGGCCCCGGCCGGGTCTGGCGGCGGACCTTCGACCAGCTGTGGGCCGAGGCCGGGCTGCTGGCGGACCTCCTGCGGCCGCGGACGCCGGCCGCGGTGCTGTCCTTCGCCCCGCCACGGCACATCTTCGGCCTGCTGGCGACCGTGCTCGTGCCGGCCCGGCTGGGGATTCCCGTGTGGTACCGGCCCGATCTGTTCGGGCCGATGCCGGAGGAGCAGCACCCGCGGTGGGCGGTGGTGGCGATCCCGTGGGTGTTTTCCCTGCTGCGCCGGAACATCTCCTGGGTGCGTTCGCTGGACCACCTGGCCGTCCTGCACAGCACGGCGACACTGCCCGCCGCCGCCGGCGGCTTCCTCGCCGCGGCGGGCCCCGGCCGGGTCAGCGTCACCGAAGTCTTCGGGTCCACCGAGACGGGCGGGGTGGCGAAACGGGTGTGGGCGGGCGGGAACCCGCCGTGGGAACTGTTCGACGACGTCAGCCTGGTGTCCGGACCGGACACCGGGAGCGGTGCCGAGGTACCGCTCAGGATCGCCGGCCCGCGGCTGGCCGCCGTCCCGGGCGAGCCACCGCCGGCGGACCTGACGATGGACGACTTCGTGCGGCCGGTCGGCGACCGCGCGTTCTCCTTCGTGGGACGGCGGAGCAGCCTCGTCAAGGTCAACGGCCGCCGGCTGGACCTCGACGAGCTGGAGCGGTCCCTGCGCGCCGTGCTGCCGTGTGCGGACCTGGCGCTCGTTCCGGTGACGGACGACCTGACCGGGGAGCACCTCGACCTGCACGTCGTGCCGGAGAACGGGCACGACATCGACGTCCAGGCGGTGCGCCGGCACCTGGGGGTGCTGCCGAGGAAGGTGCTCGTGCGCGATCGGATCGACCGCACGGACACCGGCAAGACCCGGCGCGTGGACCACGCCCGCACCGACGGGACGGGTGCGAACAGGTGAGCGCGCAGCAGCGGCTGGCCGAGCTGGTCCGCGGGGCGGACCCCGGCGTGGTGCTCGAAGGGTGCGACCAGGCCGACGTCGACCGGATGCGGGCCAGCTCGGACACCGTGGACAAGACACTCGCCGCGGGACAGCCGATCTACGGCCTCACCCAGGGGTTCGGGCCCTTGGTGCGCTACCTCGCGGAGTCCGAACTGGAGCAGGGCGGCAGCCTGCTCGCCCACCTCGGCACCAGCCAGGGCCGGCCGCTGCCGCCGGAGGCCTGCCGGCTGATCGTCCGGCTGCGGCTGGAGAGCATGCGCAAGGGCTACTCGGCCGTTTCGCCGGACTTCTGGCAGCGGCTCGCGGACCTGTGGAACCGCGGCTTCGTCCCGGCGATTCCCCGGGAAGGAACCGTGAGCGCGAGTGGTGACCTGCAGCCGCTCGCCTACGCCGCGCACGCCTTCGCGGGCTTCGGCGAGGCCTGGGTGCGGGACGGCGAAGGGCGCTGGTCGGCGAAGCCGGCCAAGGCGGTGCTCGCGGAGCTGGGCGCCGAGCCGGTCGAATGGCCGGTCCGCGAAGCGCTCGCGTTCGTCAACGGCACCGGGGCCAGCCTCGCCCTCGCGATCCTCAACCAGGACTCGACCTCACGGCTCGTGCGGGCCGTGGCGCTGCTGACCGGCCGCCTGGCGGAGCTGCTCGGGGTCAACCCCGAGCCGTACCACCCCGGCGTCGGGGTGGCCCGTGGCCAGCACGGGCAGGCCGAGGTGGCCGGTTGGGTGCGGCGCGAGCTCTCCGCCGGTGCGGAGCGCGCCCCGCACCGGCCGCTGCAGGAGCCCTACAGCCTGCGCTGCGCCCCGCAGGTGCTCGGCGCGGCGCTGGACCAGCTCCGGTTCGCCGGCGAGGTGCTGCTGCGCGAGGCCGAAGGCTGCACCGACAACCCGCTCACCTACGACGGATCCGTCCTGCACGGCGGCAACTTCCACGCGATGCCGGTCGGGTTCTGCTCCGACCAGACCGGGCTGGTGCTGCACCAGGTGGCCTACCTGGCCGAGCGGCAGCTGGCCATGCTCTGCGACCCGGCGACCAACGGCGGGCTGCCGCCGATGCTCACCCCGCGCCCCGGCCGGGGTTGCGGCCTCGCCGGGGTGCAGCTGAGTGCGACGTCGTTCGTCGCCCGGATCAGGCAGCACGTCTACCCGGCCTCGCTGACGAGCCTGCCCACCAACGGCTGGAACCAGGACCACGTGCCGATGGCGCTCAACGGCGCCAACGCGGTCGCGGAGGCGGCCGAGCTGGCCTGGCTGATCGTCGGCTCGCTGGCGGTCGGCGTCGCCCAGCTGACCGCGTCGCTGGGCCGGGAAGCGGGAACCGCGGCGCCGTGGGCGGCGCTGGCGGAGCTCTCCCCGCCACTGGCGGCCGACCGGCCGATGGCCGGTGAGGTGCGCGCCGCGGCCCGGCTGCTGTCCGAGGCCGTGGCGGGGCCGCCGGCGGCCGGAGCGGCCGAGTGAACCGGAACCGAGCCACGTCCGCAACACCCACGCCAGGAGGTGCCAGGTGACAACGAGCAAGGCGGCGGGAACCGGAACCGAAGGCGGTTCGGTGTTCGAACCGTCGGCGTGGCGGGACCTGCTCTCCTACATCCGGCCCTACCGCGGGCTGCTGGTGGCGGGCGGGGT
Protein-coding sequences here:
- a CDS encoding aromatic amino acid ammonia-lyase; the encoded protein is MSAQQRLAELVRGADPGVVLEGCDQADVDRMRASSDTVDKTLAAGQPIYGLTQGFGPLVRYLAESELEQGGSLLAHLGTSQGRPLPPEACRLIVRLRLESMRKGYSAVSPDFWQRLADLWNRGFVPAIPREGTVSASGDLQPLAYAAHAFAGFGEAWVRDGEGRWSAKPAKAVLAELGAEPVEWPVREALAFVNGTGASLALAILNQDSTSRLVRAVALLTGRLAELLGVNPEPYHPGVGVARGQHGQAEVAGWVRRELSAGAERAPHRPLQEPYSLRCAPQVLGAALDQLRFAGEVLLREAEGCTDNPLTYDGSVLHGGNFHAMPVGFCSDQTGLVLHQVAYLAERQLAMLCDPATNGGLPPMLTPRPGRGCGLAGVQLSATSFVARIRQHVYPASLTSLPTNGWNQDHVPMALNGANAVAEAAELAWLIVGSLAVGVAQLTASLGREAGTAAPWAALAELSPPLAADRPMAGEVRAAARLLSEAVAGPPAAGAAE
- a CDS encoding ABC transporter ATP-binding protein, whose product is MNLFRAAGPAFGIAWRASRVATGTSVALAVLASAVPAVSAWLGKLLFDELAGGRDRGLIVLLAGGSAAGLAATAAIAAVASYCAALVRAESAIEAEDRLVGAVGALPGLRRLEDPAFLDKVRLAEQGAQEAAPAVLALTVDAVRALIAVLGFVGAVLLVWPPMAGLLAASLAAAAISQLALSRLRARETEAMMATQRQRFLFRSLCSDIRAAKEIRLFGLADLFRARMVTAVRAATASECAMQRRIAAAGIAAAVVSAVVAGIALVVAATGAARGSLSIGDVTLFTAAVAGIQSPVGALLGQLGRAGGSLGLFRHYLDVVTTEPDLTSGTATVPGLTTGIELRDVWFRYDPAGPWVLRGIDLVIPAGAAVGLVGVNGAGKSTLVKLLCRFYDPDRGRILWDGVDIRSYDPAALRARLGATFQDFTSYDLTAADNIGIGDVTRLGDLDRVRAAARLAEIDSALSGLSRGYETLLSRAFLDVDDKAGAALSGGQWQRVALARSLMRDQADLLILDEPSSGMDADAETRTHEALRAHRAGRTSVLISHRLSALRGADRIVVLGDGQVAEQGTHDELLTAGGEYARLFSLQAKGYAMAEA
- a CDS encoding activator-dependent family glycosyltransferase, whose protein sequence is MRVLFVTYAAKSHFYPMVPLAWALRSAGHEVRVASQPELAPVVTGAGLTAVSVGRDHQLWRSVNRFLGKRFAEVDPAAHEAVRGTRILPFDLAENAPERLDWDHLHTMYDNLVRTWYKLVNNTMVDELADFAGWWKPDLVVWEPNSYAGAIAAKLCGAAHGRLLSGMDIFGVTRDRYRELLEKRPPGERADPLAEWLDARIGKHGGRFTEDLTVGQFTIDQLPDTLRMTAGLRYLRMRFLPYNGQAVVPSWLRREPDRPRVALTLGVTAGEHFGGHALGVQELVDSLADLDIELVATVGEPEIRNRLRVPANTTVVPSVPLHALLPGCAAAVHHAGFGTLCTTLYYGVPPLSVPERFDEPPFAGRIADRGAGLALPMAGATGDRVRELVARLLSEPSFRQGAQRVRDELLALPAPAELVPDLEKVVAENSERMDFR
- a CDS encoding long-chain fatty acid--CoA ligase, with the protein product MWTELTPAELLSADLAAPRIADRAWLVRWDRSAPDAEELARRVLPDPVDLRTSGTTGPGRVWRRTFDQLWAEAGLLADLLRPRTPAAVLSFAPPRHIFGLLATVLVPARLGIPVWYRPDLFGPMPEEQHPRWAVVAIPWVFSLLRRNISWVRSLDHLAVLHSTATLPAAAGGFLAAAGPGRVSVTEVFGSTETGGVAKRVWAGGNPPWELFDDVSLVSGPDTGSGAEVPLRIAGPRLAAVPGEPPPADLTMDDFVRPVGDRAFSFVGRRSSLVKVNGRRLDLDELERSLRAVLPCADLALVPVTDDLTGEHLDLHVVPENGHDIDVQAVRRHLGVLPRKVLVRDRIDRTDTGKTRRVDHARTDGTGANR
- a CDS encoding MauE/DoxX family redox-associated membrane protein: MIDAQFVLAARVLIGLVFAVAAVGKLAGRARLAEFADSLAPLGRSPVGWLPVAAGTAVAELAVAVLVGFSPTHRLGLGLATAVMLVFCAAIARSMRLGRRVTCRCFGRSGAVLGRAHLVRNALLAVSAAAALVVPPGPGLGLDTGAAAALVGAFAALVAINWDSLAGLVGKADAAHR
- the rfbA gene encoding glucose-1-phosphate thymidylyltransferase RfbA produces the protein MKGIVLAGGSGTRLYPLTLATSKQLLPVYDKPMAYYPLSVLMLAGIQDILIISTPDSLPSLAALFGDGTQLGLDVSYAVQPEPRGIADAFLVGAGHVAGDDCALVLGDNIFHGAGFGSLLRDTRKNLDGCTLFGYPVSDPGRYGIAEVDERGNLLSIEEKPARPRSNNAVTGLYFYDSDVVEIARSIRPSARGELEITDVNRVYLDAGRARMATLGRGFTWLDAGTHQSLLEAGQYVQVLENRQGVRVACLEEIALRMGFITADECHELGRRMAKSQYGRYVMDVAKSSGSRA